In Hirundo rustica isolate bHirRus1 chromosome 4, bHirRus1.pri.v3, whole genome shotgun sequence, a genomic segment contains:
- the NME6 gene encoding nucleoside diphosphate kinase 6 isoform X2 codes for MAAPRRLQLTLALLKPDAVAHPLVREAVHAAILRHRFLIVRAKELRCGPEQSRRFYREHAGRFFYQRLVEFMASGPMWAYILAHENAVPLWRSVMGPTKVFRARHSDPDSIRGAYGLTDTRNTTHGSDSPASASREIAFFFPEFDEERWYRSRDLRDITAVPVLSSVQSGSAQDPVCLHTALSAAVPSAVDTLLIFCQLFY; via the exons ATGGCGGCTCCCCGCCGGCTGCAGCTGACGCTGGCGCTGCTCAAGCCGGACGCGGTGGCCCATCCGCTCGTGCGCGAG GCCGTGCACGCCGCCATCCTCCGTCACCGGTTCCTCATTGTCCGCGCCAAGGAGCTGCGGTGCGGCCCGGAGCAGAGCCGCCGCTTCTACCGGGAGCACGCAG GGCGTTTCTTCTACCAGCGGCTGGTGGAGTTCATGGCCAG TGGCCCCATGTGGGCTTACATCCTGGCCCACGAGAACGCCGTCCCTCTCTGGAGATCCGTGATGGGACCCACTAAAGTGTTCCGAGCCCGACACAGCGACCCAGACTCCATCAGAGGTGCCTATGGCCTCACAGACACCAGGAACACGACCCATGGTTCAG ACTCACCTGCCTCAGCCAGCAGAGAAattgcctttttcttccccGAGTTCGATGAGGAGCGCTG GTACAGATCCAGGGATCTGCGGGACATCACTGCTGTGCCTGTCCTCAGCAGTGTCCAGAGTGGATCTGCTCAGGATCCTGTGTGTCTTCACACAGCTCTGAgcgctgctgtccccagtgctgttGATACTTTATTGATATTTTGTCAGTTGTTTTATTGA
- the NME6 gene encoding nucleoside diphosphate kinase 6 isoform X1, producing MAAPRRLQLTLALLKPDAVAHPLVREAVHAAILRHRFLIVRAKELRCGPEQSRRFYREHAGRFFYQRLVEFMASGPMWAYILAHENAVPLWRSVMGPTKVFRARHSDPDSIRGAYGLTDTRNTTHGSDSPASASREIAFFFPEFDEERWYEQEEPQLRRGQLYYSAEERVHRVLRAEEAEVQIQGSAGHHCCACPQQCPEWICSGSCVSSHSSERCCPQCC from the exons ATGGCGGCTCCCCGCCGGCTGCAGCTGACGCTGGCGCTGCTCAAGCCGGACGCGGTGGCCCATCCGCTCGTGCGCGAG GCCGTGCACGCCGCCATCCTCCGTCACCGGTTCCTCATTGTCCGCGCCAAGGAGCTGCGGTGCGGCCCGGAGCAGAGCCGCCGCTTCTACCGGGAGCACGCAG GGCGTTTCTTCTACCAGCGGCTGGTGGAGTTCATGGCCAG TGGCCCCATGTGGGCTTACATCCTGGCCCACGAGAACGCCGTCCCTCTCTGGAGATCCGTGATGGGACCCACTAAAGTGTTCCGAGCCCGACACAGCGACCCAGACTCCATCAGAGGTGCCTATGGCCTCACAGACACCAGGAACACGACCCATGGTTCAG ACTCACCTGCCTCAGCCAGCAGAGAAattgcctttttcttccccGAGTTCGATGAGGAGCGCTGGTACGAGCAGGAGGAGCCCCAGCTCCGCCGCGGGCAGCTGTACTACAGCGCCGAGGAGCGCGTGCACCGCGTGCTcagggcagaggaggcagag GTACAGATCCAGGGATCTGCGGGACATCACTGCTGTGCCTGTCCTCAGCAGTGTCCAGAGTGGATCTGCTCAGGATCCTGTGTGTCTTCACACAGCTCTGAgcgctgctgtccccagtgctgttGA
- the NME6 gene encoding nucleoside diphosphate kinase 6 isoform X3 — MAAPRRLQLTLALLKPDAVAHPLVREAVHAAILRHRFLIVRAKELRCGPEQSRRFYREHAGRFFYQRLVEFMASGPMWAYILAHENAVPLWRSVMGPTKVFRARHSDPDSIRGAYGLTDTRNTTHGSDSPASASREIAFFFPEFDEERWYEQEEPQLRRGQLYYSAEERVHRVLRAEEAEVT; from the exons ATGGCGGCTCCCCGCCGGCTGCAGCTGACGCTGGCGCTGCTCAAGCCGGACGCGGTGGCCCATCCGCTCGTGCGCGAG GCCGTGCACGCCGCCATCCTCCGTCACCGGTTCCTCATTGTCCGCGCCAAGGAGCTGCGGTGCGGCCCGGAGCAGAGCCGCCGCTTCTACCGGGAGCACGCAG GGCGTTTCTTCTACCAGCGGCTGGTGGAGTTCATGGCCAG TGGCCCCATGTGGGCTTACATCCTGGCCCACGAGAACGCCGTCCCTCTCTGGAGATCCGTGATGGGACCCACTAAAGTGTTCCGAGCCCGACACAGCGACCCAGACTCCATCAGAGGTGCCTATGGCCTCACAGACACCAGGAACACGACCCATGGTTCAG ACTCACCTGCCTCAGCCAGCAGAGAAattgcctttttcttccccGAGTTCGATGAGGAGCGCTGGTACGAGCAGGAGGAGCCCCAGCTCCGCCGCGGGCAGCTGTACTACAGCGCCGAGGAGCGCGTGCACCGCGTGCTcagggcagaggaggcagaggtgACCTGA